A part of Streptomyces sp. V4I8 genomic DNA contains:
- a CDS encoding ATP-binding protein, translating to MRVPIRHIAGHLLWSTHGSVCAVYRLHPGPDAQGQHEETVQGTYVPAAVRDEQLAKITHLVRSLSGAPRLFGLCAQVDPGEVALKMIEGIEPAETAPGAGRHPWVENVEATLDLLDDQEMHHRTLWLAVPLQTEAGGLQVSASLGAAWAELTAMLGIQPAPVQQREVTAYREQASHVEAALAGGIAFRPARPAEIVWMIQHALHRGLAEPLLAEAEASDLYGGQLRDGVLRSPSYADLGQVRLQEGGVDPDLDDVDELGSSGRITRSGRKAWWRVNTGSPLGRRWLQVESDAGVGYQAQLALAECPPAVSQDAADLFAQLETLDFPVDYTVDLTLVPAEKARDQVRRKKNELIDQADQYDARPTGMPASLTEAARDLGELDARLARTSVEVEVQSVTVLTVWGPTAAVCDARARALAALLGGADYRAVRPAGLQEALFTLGLPGTVRPGVVREFTQHQISEDWALGGAFTASEVGDPNGMFLGIDLDSGTTRPVMINVADAPKVDASASMGIVGDLGAGKSVLQKLIAEAVWARGGCAICIDRTPVREWATFARTAAKGRVQIIDAAQAEVSIDPLRIFDGPEGRHYALSYLTLQLGIGPMSTHGEVLHHAVEQAGASNAPSMHRVLEVLEEMAKSEVGKRQDAASALAGLVRVVATNSLARMVFDPTLPPVHLDASSTSDMIVITTAGLKLPPKAAFDNPEVLHQQPLEALIGRAVLYLIAALARQTAFEDPERFTAVVADELYWLTSSAEGTALVHEILHDGRKHGAGLLTASHDAAELGPDRGLMAYRALARTTDRERAHRGLEFVGLDPNDGELLRLVTTGLSPVGRKGREGEFLLTCPRQNTGRIKAVIPRIERITTSIATTPGRRASAASPSAGERRAMSAMEAQ from the coding sequence GTGAGAGTTCCGATCCGTCACATCGCCGGGCACCTTCTCTGGTCGACGCACGGCAGCGTGTGCGCCGTCTACCGCCTGCACCCAGGCCCGGACGCGCAGGGACAGCACGAGGAGACCGTTCAGGGCACCTACGTGCCCGCCGCGGTCCGTGACGAACAGCTCGCCAAGATCACACATTTGGTGCGGTCGCTGTCCGGAGCACCCAGGTTGTTCGGGCTGTGTGCGCAGGTCGACCCCGGCGAGGTCGCCCTCAAGATGATCGAGGGCATCGAGCCGGCTGAGACGGCACCGGGCGCGGGCCGGCATCCGTGGGTGGAGAACGTCGAGGCGACCCTGGATCTGCTCGACGACCAGGAGATGCACCACCGCACCCTGTGGCTTGCGGTACCGCTGCAGACCGAGGCAGGCGGCCTGCAGGTGTCGGCCTCCCTCGGCGCGGCCTGGGCGGAGCTGACTGCGATGCTCGGCATACAGCCCGCGCCGGTGCAGCAGCGGGAGGTGACTGCCTACCGCGAGCAGGCCTCCCACGTGGAGGCCGCGCTCGCCGGCGGCATCGCCTTCCGCCCGGCCCGCCCGGCCGAGATCGTGTGGATGATCCAGCACGCCCTGCACCGCGGCCTGGCAGAGCCGCTGCTGGCGGAAGCCGAAGCCAGCGACCTGTACGGCGGGCAGCTGCGCGACGGTGTGCTGCGCTCCCCCAGTTACGCCGACCTCGGCCAAGTGCGCCTGCAGGAAGGCGGCGTCGACCCCGACCTGGACGACGTCGACGAGCTGGGGAGCTCCGGCCGGATCACGCGGTCCGGGCGCAAGGCCTGGTGGCGGGTGAACACCGGCTCGCCGCTCGGACGGCGCTGGCTGCAGGTCGAATCCGACGCCGGGGTGGGCTACCAGGCGCAACTCGCGTTGGCCGAGTGCCCGCCCGCGGTCAGCCAGGACGCCGCCGACCTGTTCGCCCAGCTGGAAACCCTCGACTTCCCCGTCGACTACACCGTCGACCTCACCCTCGTCCCGGCAGAGAAGGCCCGCGACCAGGTGCGGCGCAAGAAGAACGAACTCATCGACCAGGCCGACCAGTACGACGCCCGCCCCACCGGCATGCCGGCCTCGCTCACCGAGGCCGCCCGCGACCTGGGCGAGCTGGACGCCCGCCTTGCCCGCACCTCGGTCGAGGTCGAGGTGCAGTCCGTGACCGTGCTGACGGTGTGGGGGCCGACCGCCGCCGTGTGCGACGCCCGGGCCCGCGCCCTGGCGGCGCTGCTGGGTGGCGCCGACTACCGCGCCGTGCGCCCGGCCGGCCTGCAAGAGGCCCTGTTCACACTCGGTCTGCCCGGCACCGTACGCCCGGGTGTGGTGCGGGAGTTCACCCAGCACCAGATCTCCGAAGACTGGGCCCTCGGCGGGGCCTTCACCGCCTCCGAGGTCGGCGACCCGAACGGCATGTTCCTCGGCATCGACCTGGACAGCGGCACCACCCGCCCCGTCATGATCAACGTGGCCGACGCTCCCAAGGTCGACGCATCCGCCTCCATGGGCATCGTCGGGGACCTCGGCGCGGGCAAAAGCGTCCTGCAGAAGCTGATCGCGGAGGCGGTGTGGGCGCGCGGCGGCTGCGCGATCTGCATCGACCGCACCCCCGTACGCGAATGGGCGACCTTCGCCCGCACCGCCGCCAAGGGGCGCGTCCAGATCATCGACGCCGCCCAGGCCGAGGTGTCCATCGACCCGCTGCGCATTTTCGACGGCCCCGAGGGCCGCCACTACGCCCTGTCCTACCTCACCCTGCAGCTCGGGATCGGCCCGATGAGCACCCATGGGGAGGTCCTGCACCACGCCGTCGAGCAGGCTGGGGCCAGCAACGCCCCGTCCATGCACCGCGTGCTGGAAGTCCTTGAAGAGATGGCCAAGAGCGAGGTGGGCAAGCGGCAGGACGCGGCATCCGCGCTCGCCGGTCTCGTCCGCGTCGTCGCCACCAACTCTTTGGCGCGGATGGTATTCGACCCCACGCTGCCGCCGGTGCACCTGGACGCGTCCAGCACCTCCGACATGATCGTGATCACGACGGCGGGGCTGAAGCTGCCGCCGAAGGCCGCGTTCGACAACCCGGAAGTCCTGCACCAGCAGCCGCTGGAGGCCCTCATCGGCCGCGCGGTGCTCTACCTGATCGCCGCGCTCGCCCGGCAGACAGCCTTCGAGGACCCCGAACGGTTCACCGCCGTAGTCGCCGACGAGCTGTACTGGCTCACCTCGTCGGCCGAGGGCACCGCCCTGGTCCACGAAATCCTCCACGACGGCCGCAAGCACGGCGCCGGTCTCCTCACCGCCTCCCACGACGCCGCCGAACTCGGCCCCGACCGCGGCCTGATGGCCTACCGCGCGCTCGCCCGCACCACCGACCGCGAACGCGCCCACCGCGGTCTGGAGTTCGTGGGCCTCGACCCGAACGACGGCGAACTGCTGCGGCTGGTGACCACCGGCCTGTCCCCCGTCGGCCGCAAGGGCCGGGAGGGCGAGTTCCTGCTGACCTGCCCGCGACAGAACACCGGCCGGATCAAGGCCGTCATCCCCCGCATCGAGCGCATCACCACGTCCATCGCCACCACACCGGGACGCCGCGCGAGCGCTGCTTCGCCGTCCGCGGGTGAGCGGCGGGCCATGTCTGCAATGGAAGCCCAGTAG
- a CDS encoding XRE family transcriptional regulator has translation MATPNSALRAARMGLLMSQDDFARAIRDAGNRAGQPNDANKRLVQRWESGTTTAPRPVYARALEAVTGLPLESLGFTITVPMARVTEDGHGGHDMEAPAPAVTPTTPTPQGEPQGAHRNYSGVWLSKYEYFSSGRDAAFTGLHYVVLLQHGNRLTARSLPNGSSNPNSPLTMDLEIDGHVATGTWTEQTATDGYYRGARYHGAVQLLVEPTGRRMTGKWVGFGKEFDVNTGPWELVFQDASTNRATLAAYDRPPEV, from the coding sequence ATGGCCACACCGAACAGCGCACTGCGAGCGGCCCGCATGGGCCTGCTCATGTCCCAGGACGACTTCGCCCGCGCCATCCGCGACGCCGGCAACCGCGCCGGACAGCCCAACGACGCCAACAAGCGGCTCGTCCAGCGCTGGGAGTCCGGCACCACCACGGCCCCGCGCCCGGTCTACGCCCGCGCCCTGGAAGCCGTCACCGGCCTCCCGCTGGAATCCCTCGGCTTCACCATCACTGTGCCCATGGCCCGCGTCACCGAGGACGGCCACGGCGGCCACGACATGGAGGCCCCCGCCCCCGCCGTCACTCCTACGACCCCGACTCCGCAGGGCGAACCCCAAGGCGCGCACCGCAACTACTCCGGGGTGTGGCTGTCGAAGTACGAGTACTTCAGCTCCGGGCGGGACGCCGCCTTCACCGGCCTGCACTACGTCGTGCTCCTCCAGCACGGCAACCGGCTCACCGCCCGCTCCCTGCCGAACGGGTCGTCGAACCCCAACTCGCCGCTGACGATGGACCTGGAGATCGACGGGCACGTCGCCACCGGCACGTGGACCGAGCAGACCGCAACCGACGGCTACTACCGGGGAGCCCGCTATCACGGTGCGGTTCAGCTGCTCGTCGAGCCGACCGGGCGCCGTATGACAGGCAAGTGGGTGGGCTTCGGCAAGGAGTTCGACGTCAACACGGGCCCGTGGGAGCTCGTGTTCCAGGACGCGTCGACGAACCGGGCGACGCTCGCCGCCTACGACCGGCCGCCCGAGGTCTGA
- a CDS encoding IS630 family transposase, protein MRPHLKKCWTIPPRANAQFAARMEDVLAVYARPYDPARPVVCMDEKPYQLLDHARGPLPARPGHDACQDSEYIRCGTCSIFVWVEPLRGWRRVQALSQRTRIDWAGQVKQLLSVDYPAAETVVLVMDNLNTHDIASLYEAFEPEEAFALTQRLEIHHTPKHGSWLNIAETELAALSRQCLDRRIGDLNTLNTELSAWQNATNTDQRQVDWQFTTHDARIKLRHLYPKN, encoded by the coding sequence CTGCGTCCTCACCTGAAGAAGTGCTGGACCATCCCACCACGAGCGAACGCGCAGTTCGCGGCCCGGATGGAAGACGTGCTGGCCGTCTATGCCCGGCCCTATGACCCGGCACGTCCGGTGGTGTGCATGGACGAGAAGCCCTACCAACTCCTCGACCATGCCCGCGGCCCGCTCCCGGCCCGACCTGGCCACGACGCCTGCCAGGACAGCGAGTACATCCGCTGCGGCACATGCTCCATCTTCGTGTGGGTCGAACCCTTACGCGGGTGGCGTCGCGTGCAGGCACTGTCCCAGCGGACCCGGATCGACTGGGCCGGCCAGGTCAAGCAGCTGCTGAGCGTGGACTACCCAGCAGCCGAGACCGTGGTGCTGGTGATGGACAACCTCAACACCCACGACATCGCCTCACTGTACGAGGCATTCGAACCAGAAGAGGCATTCGCCCTGACTCAACGCCTCGAGATCCACCACACGCCCAAACACGGGTCATGGCTCAACATCGCCGAGACCGAACTCGCCGCGCTGAGCAGGCAATGCCTCGACCGCCGGATCGGCGACCTCAACACACTCAACACCGAACTCTCAGCCTGGCAGAACGCCACCAACACCGACCAACGTCAGGTGGACTGGCAGTTCACCACCCACGACGCACGCATCAAACTGCGCCACCTATATCCCAAAAATTAG
- a CDS encoding lactate dehydrogenase — MTRRYTIGVIGAGAVGQSVAALLAAEPWCTRLLITSRAPEAACGLVTDLEEARQLVGGARVFTATRADMGDADALVICPRAKFTNTRTADVRMAGLVANAPVVAEWAHTLTGYPGVVVMVTNPVDVLARYFADLSRARQVFGIGSATDTARYRLALAQHHRVPVETVEGYVIGEHGDSAVICASSTTISGRPATVPLEVVTAELRERPRRINTGIGRVRNSPAAAVVSALRKLLAVEDGTDVLSVNRGGVWLGIRLQITSGQPTVTPLTLNERETVQFIAARAKLGAAYRKINREGATSCR, encoded by the coding sequence ATGACCCGCCGCTACACGATCGGCGTCATCGGCGCCGGCGCCGTCGGCCAGAGTGTCGCCGCCCTCCTGGCCGCCGAACCCTGGTGTACCCGTCTGCTGATCACTTCCCGCGCCCCCGAGGCCGCGTGCGGCCTGGTGACGGACCTGGAAGAGGCCCGGCAACTCGTCGGCGGCGCTCGCGTGTTCACCGCCACACGTGCCGATATGGGCGACGCTGACGCGCTGGTCATCTGCCCTCGTGCAAAGTTCACCAACACCCGCACCGCGGATGTGCGCATGGCCGGACTGGTTGCCAACGCCCCTGTGGTCGCCGAGTGGGCTCACACCCTGACCGGCTATCCGGGCGTTGTCGTGATGGTCACCAACCCGGTCGACGTGCTGGCCCGCTACTTCGCCGACTTGTCCCGCGCGCGCCAGGTGTTCGGTATCGGCTCCGCCACGGACACCGCCCGCTACCGTCTCGCCCTCGCGCAGCATCACCGGGTGCCGGTCGAGACCGTGGAGGGCTACGTGATCGGCGAACACGGCGACAGCGCCGTCATCTGCGCCTCCTCGACCACCATCAGCGGACGTCCCGCCACGGTGCCGCTCGAAGTCGTCACAGCCGAACTCCGCGAGCGGCCGCGCCGGATCAACACCGGAATAGGTCGCGTGCGCAACAGCCCCGCCGCAGCCGTGGTCTCTGCCCTGCGCAAGCTCCTGGCCGTCGAGGACGGCACGGACGTGCTGTCCGTCAACCGCGGCGGGGTGTGGCTCGGAATCCGGTTGCAGATCACCTCCGGTCAGCCCACCGTCACCCCCCTGACCCTGAACGAGCGGGAAACCGTCCAGTTCATCGCCGCCCGCGCCAAGTTGGGCGCCGCCTACCGCAAGATCAACCGTGAAGGAGCAACGTCATGCCGTTGA
- a CDS encoding transposase family protein produces the protein MVIYPAALDLPHALVEWVTMLVVTREGDRRCKLRPSQRAMVALVYLREHTTLAKIAAGFGISESPAHAYTSAVIRLLAERGPGLLKVLREADPDLVLLDGTLAECDRVGDGRADYSAKHRRHGVNVQVVTDPGGRLLWLSPALPGRAHDLTAARTHRIIRICERQGIPILADLAYQGGGPWVSTGIKRRPLQELTLTEKTLNRALAAARAPVERGVARLKSWRIFRRSRCSPNRMTSIAKAVLTLERQR, from the coding sequence TTGGTCATCTATCCTGCCGCACTCGACCTGCCTCATGCGCTCGTGGAGTGGGTGACCATGCTCGTTGTCACCCGTGAGGGCGACCGGCGCTGCAAGCTCCGCCCGTCTCAGCGCGCGATGGTGGCACTGGTGTACCTGCGCGAACACACGACCCTGGCGAAGATCGCTGCCGGGTTCGGGATCAGCGAGTCCCCCGCCCATGCCTACACCAGCGCGGTCATCCGCCTGCTCGCCGAACGGGGGCCGGGTCTGTTGAAGGTCCTGCGCGAGGCCGACCCCGACCTCGTCCTGCTGGACGGCACGCTCGCCGAGTGCGACCGGGTCGGCGACGGACGGGCCGACTACTCTGCCAAGCACCGTCGGCACGGGGTGAACGTGCAGGTGGTCACCGATCCGGGCGGCCGGCTGCTGTGGCTCTCACCCGCCCTGCCGGGCCGAGCGCACGACCTGACCGCTGCCCGCACCCACCGGATCATCCGGATCTGCGAGCGCCAGGGCATTCCCATCCTGGCCGACCTCGCCTACCAGGGCGGCGGCCCCTGGGTTAGCACCGGCATCAAGCGCAGGCCCCTGCAGGAACTCACCCTCACCGAGAAGACCCTCAACCGGGCCCTGGCCGCGGCACGGGCACCGGTCGAACGCGGCGTCGCACGCCTGAAGTCCTGGCGGATCTTCCGCAGATCCCGATGCAGTCCAAACCGCATGACGTCAATCGCCAAAGCCGTCCTCACCCTGGAGCGGCAACGCTGA
- a CDS encoding ATP-binding protein: MTMTASSPRAKGYPGYSEIRTRTEETAPLARDLARTACTAWNLPDEVTESAALVMAELFANAVRHACGPFVQVIVNRPSNARVYLAVTDRAPECLPHLRAPEDEQQSGRGLVIIESLSERWGYDRLGPAARPWGKRCWAELRVPQ; the protein is encoded by the coding sequence ATGACGATGACGGCGAGCAGCCCCCGCGCGAAGGGGTATCCCGGCTACAGCGAAATCCGGACCCGTACCGAGGAGACGGCGCCCCTGGCCCGCGATCTGGCCCGCACGGCGTGCACCGCATGGAACCTCCCCGATGAGGTGACGGAGTCCGCGGCACTCGTGATGGCAGAACTGTTCGCCAACGCGGTGCGGCACGCGTGTGGTCCCTTCGTCCAGGTCATCGTCAACCGGCCCAGCAACGCGCGCGTCTATCTCGCGGTCACCGACCGCGCACCCGAGTGTCTTCCTCACCTGCGTGCCCCGGAGGATGAGCAGCAGAGTGGGCGAGGGCTGGTCATCATCGAATCCCTGAGCGAGCGCTGGGGTTACGACCGGCTTGGCCCCGCCGCCCGCCCGTGGGGGAAGCGCTGCTGGGCAGAACTGAGGGTGCCCCAGTGA
- a CDS encoding helix-turn-helix domain-containing protein: MGSQKKWPVRLTARDREELVRVTTTGVRGASMIMRARVLLALDTSVGEVDSKEMIATRLGVSGETLRLVAKRFTETGGDVHATIARKRRDLPPVPSPVTGEVEARLIAMACSQPPQGYARWSLRLLEKHVALVEDIPDLDHSTIGRILKKRNCVLT; encoded by the coding sequence ATGGGTTCGCAGAAGAAGTGGCCGGTCAGGTTGACTGCGCGGGACCGCGAGGAGTTGGTCCGGGTGACCACGACGGGTGTTCGTGGAGCCTCGATGATCATGCGTGCGCGAGTGTTGCTCGCACTGGACACCTCGGTGGGTGAGGTGGATTCCAAGGAGATGATCGCGACCCGGCTTGGCGTCTCTGGTGAGACGTTGCGGCTGGTCGCCAAGCGCTTCACCGAGACCGGCGGCGATGTTCACGCCACAATCGCACGGAAGAGGCGCGACCTGCCGCCGGTGCCCTCGCCGGTGACCGGTGAGGTCGAAGCCCGGCTGATCGCGATGGCGTGCTCCCAGCCGCCCCAGGGCTATGCACGGTGGTCACTGCGGCTGCTGGAGAAGCACGTCGCGCTGGTCGAGGACATCCCTGATCTGGACCACTCCACCATCGGGAGGATCTTAAAAAAACGGAACTGCGTCCTCACCTGA
- a CDS encoding phosphotransferase, translated as MPHVLPEPGPLFELLADRIRRVASEQWPGEPVTIGARVPSVTSYVHRVHLAGREMFAKNSVLGLSLVSVLRGVAGDGDRVRAAQAAYAMSPTSLLAREAAQLRALDTAGIRVGRCVGYRHGVLFTEAVNGPSLLDLITKEPARTADLMTGAVRGLAALQSPAVAAAVDAAPIAERGIDTTFRRKFNGISGRAYVCRLGVGQLDERTRRGVVAVLAAVVTRLLKLRLTPAPGPRLVVYGDLKPEHVLFPDGPDEHPVFIDPGLSRGGAHQDTAKLVSRSLLTVLTAAPVHRAAPVVEGIDAFTQDQARHSSRAERGMWLRRLLVTWLMDSVNILSTYLAAPAALPLPEHARAVVDAATALCTVLDSVSANLTAGTDPDTVWRLALASVTREAVR; from the coding sequence ATGCCGCACGTCCTGCCCGAACCGGGACCCCTGTTTGAGCTCTTAGCCGACCGGATACGCCGCGTGGCGTCCGAGCAGTGGCCCGGCGAGCCCGTGACGATCGGCGCTCGCGTCCCGTCGGTCACTAGTTATGTCCACCGGGTGCACCTCGCCGGCCGGGAGATGTTCGCGAAGAACTCCGTCCTTGGTCTCTCCCTCGTCTCCGTGCTGCGGGGCGTCGCCGGGGACGGAGACCGGGTCCGTGCGGCGCAAGCCGCCTACGCGATGTCGCCTACGTCGCTGCTGGCACGCGAGGCTGCCCAGCTCCGCGCCCTGGACACCGCCGGGATTCGGGTCGGACGCTGCGTTGGCTACCGGCACGGCGTGCTGTTCACCGAAGCCGTGAACGGCCCAAGCCTGCTCGACCTGATCACCAAGGAACCCGCCAGAACCGCCGACTTGATGACCGGGGCCGTACGCGGCCTCGCAGCGCTCCAATCCCCTGCAGTGGCTGCCGCGGTCGACGCGGCACCGATCGCCGAACGCGGCATCGACACCACTTTCCGCCGGAAGTTCAACGGCATCTCCGGCCGCGCCTACGTCTGCAGGCTCGGCGTCGGCCAACTCGACGAACGCACCCGCCGCGGCGTGGTGGCCGTGCTCGCGGCTGTGGTGACCCGGCTGCTGAAGCTCCGCCTCACCCCGGCCCCGGGGCCCCGTTTGGTCGTGTACGGCGACCTGAAGCCCGAGCATGTCCTGTTTCCGGACGGTCCCGACGAGCACCCGGTGTTCATCGACCCGGGCCTGTCGCGCGGGGGCGCTCACCAGGACACCGCGAAACTCGTCTCCCGCTCGCTCCTCACCGTGCTCACGGCCGCGCCGGTCCATCGCGCTGCCCCCGTGGTGGAGGGCATCGACGCCTTCACCCAGGATCAGGCTCGGCACAGCAGCCGGGCCGAGCGCGGGATGTGGCTGCGCCGGCTGCTGGTCACGTGGCTGATGGACAGCGTCAACATCCTCTCGACCTACCTCGCCGCCCCAGCCGCGCTGCCGCTGCCGGAACACGCGCGCGCGGTCGTCGACGCCGCTACGGCCCTGTGCACGGTCCTGGACTCCGTCAGCGCCAACCTGACCGCCGGAACCGATCCTGACACGGTGTGGCGCCTGGCGCTCGCCTCGGTGACCCGGGAGGCGGTTCGATGA
- a CDS encoding class I SAM-dependent methyltransferase: MTDTAIAWDTYSRQRPERRPVNSRGETTWFNWTQYEDHGPGAELLDLPAEGRVLDLGCGKGGNAAHLASLGTHTVGVDVSHVQLRAAGQRWGEVPGLELHHTEAIAYLQGAGEPFDAAYSVYGAVWFTDPDLLLPVLRERLRPGGRLVFSQRPPVEGCYGCQASYIPRGANEDPLLVKRWDYEPAVWVQLLTEHGFVEARAAVLPAPPGQRKVGTLIVSAHA, encoded by the coding sequence GTGACAGACACGGCGATCGCCTGGGACACCTACTCACGGCAGCGGCCCGAGCGCCGACCGGTGAACTCCCGCGGCGAGACGACCTGGTTCAACTGGACCCAGTACGAAGACCACGGCCCCGGCGCCGAGTTGCTCGACCTGCCCGCCGAAGGGCGCGTCCTGGACCTGGGCTGCGGCAAGGGCGGCAACGCGGCACACCTGGCCTCGCTCGGCACGCACACCGTCGGCGTGGACGTCTCGCATGTGCAGCTGCGCGCGGCCGGCCAACGGTGGGGCGAGGTGCCGGGGCTGGAGCTGCACCACACGGAGGCGATCGCCTACCTGCAAGGCGCCGGGGAGCCGTTCGACGCGGCCTACTCGGTGTACGGGGCCGTCTGGTTCACCGACCCGGACCTGCTCCTGCCCGTCCTGCGTGAGCGACTGCGGCCGGGCGGCCGACTGGTGTTCTCGCAGCGGCCGCCGGTGGAAGGCTGCTACGGCTGCCAGGCCTCATACATCCCGCGCGGCGCCAACGAGGACCCACTCCTAGTGAAGCGCTGGGACTACGAGCCCGCGGTGTGGGTTCAGCTGCTCACTGAGCACGGGTTCGTAGAGGCGCGGGCCGCGGTCCTCCCGGCGCCTCCTGGACAGCGCAAGGTCGGCACCCTGATCGTGTCTGCCCACGCCTGA
- a CDS encoding conjugal transfer protein, with protein MSRGKQAAEREAAAPMAAGARLEAMRRRVRLSRLAVWTVIAAGPIALGVAITSTPTTVEAATPSKPTAAVHTTAQAADPAGYAQLFLHAWLRSSADDASSAQARLAQSMAPDVELPDPAADADAQSTPQSVTAVRSAQRADGAWSVTVAAQYGNGSVRYYAVPVTADHAGASFAVTGAPSVVAGPVRAEVPKSSYGVSVPEGDLSAAVGEFLAAYLTGAGEADRYLAPGVSLSPVSPAPYTAVDVQQVSAVEEAAEQVPADGTKVRVLAQVEARDTGGRWPLAYELALTARSGRWEVSALESGTALNGGAR; from the coding sequence ATGTCTCGTGGCAAGCAGGCCGCGGAACGCGAGGCCGCTGCTCCGATGGCGGCAGGCGCCAGGCTGGAGGCGATGCGGCGCCGAGTGCGTCTGTCGCGCCTGGCGGTCTGGACCGTCATCGCGGCCGGCCCCATCGCTCTGGGCGTCGCCATCACCTCCACCCCGACCACGGTCGAGGCGGCCACCCCGTCCAAGCCCACCGCCGCCGTGCACACCACGGCGCAGGCCGCCGATCCGGCCGGCTATGCGCAGCTGTTCCTCCACGCGTGGCTGCGCAGCAGCGCGGATGACGCCTCGAGTGCGCAGGCGCGGCTTGCACAGTCGATGGCGCCGGACGTCGAACTGCCCGACCCGGCTGCGGATGCGGATGCGCAGTCGACGCCTCAGTCCGTGACGGCAGTGCGCAGTGCGCAGCGCGCGGACGGCGCGTGGTCAGTGACGGTGGCTGCGCAGTACGGCAACGGATCGGTGCGGTACTACGCGGTGCCGGTGACCGCCGATCACGCGGGCGCCTCGTTCGCCGTGACCGGTGCGCCCAGTGTGGTGGCCGGCCCGGTCCGGGCCGAGGTGCCGAAGTCGTCGTACGGCGTGAGTGTCCCGGAGGGTGATCTGTCGGCGGCCGTCGGGGAGTTCCTCGCCGCCTACCTGACCGGTGCCGGAGAGGCGGACCGCTACCTCGCCCCCGGCGTAAGCCTGTCCCCGGTCTCCCCCGCCCCGTACACGGCAGTCGACGTGCAGCAGGTGTCCGCCGTCGAGGAGGCCGCGGAGCAGGTGCCGGCCGACGGCACCAAGGTCCGTGTCCTCGCACAGGTGGAAGCCCGGGACACCGGCGGACGGTGGCCGCTGGCGTACGAGCTCGCGCTCACGGCCCGCTCGGGCCGCTGGGAAGTCTCGGCGCTCGAGTCCGGCACGGCCCTGAACGGGGGCGCCCGATGA
- a CDS encoding transposase, giving the protein MEAYAARFDDLFSTLAQRRGFREYLAGLLLPRDRNKTLTCLAGTEPVVGAQHAAAQRLQFFLSESTWDREAVNARRLELLLADAATAPHPGGVLVVDDSGDRKDGHATAHVGKQYLGSVGKIDRGVVTVTTCWADERVYYPLHAVPYTPAHHFPRRKSDPAFRTKLQIGALLARQAAEAGVSFRAVAADCAYGDHDSFRRELSDAHLPFVMALKRGHGSWQYKDAFRPVDAARELAWRGPEQPGDWQPVTRAFRDGRTTTWWAADAQLGWGGPTARSGWSWPPPTRPPCPRTPPGTWPPTCPAPAHPASSTAGTRPLTSPKSCGSTGCGTGSNRATNRSRTNSAGPTSRSAPTPPSAATRPS; this is encoded by the coding sequence TTGGAAGCGTACGCTGCCCGGTTCGATGACCTCTTCTCCACGCTGGCTCAGCGCCGGGGGTTTCGCGAGTACCTGGCCGGGCTGCTGCTGCCGCGGGACCGGAACAAGACACTCACCTGCCTGGCCGGTACGGAACCCGTGGTCGGTGCCCAGCACGCGGCAGCCCAGCGGCTGCAGTTCTTCCTGTCCGAGTCGACCTGGGACCGGGAAGCGGTCAACGCCCGCCGCCTGGAGCTGTTGCTGGCCGATGCGGCCACTGCCCCGCACCCGGGCGGGGTACTGGTCGTCGACGACTCCGGTGACCGCAAGGACGGTCATGCGACCGCGCACGTGGGCAAGCAGTACCTGGGCTCGGTCGGGAAGATCGACCGCGGTGTGGTCACCGTGACCACGTGCTGGGCGGACGAGCGGGTCTACTACCCGCTGCACGCCGTCCCCTACACCCCCGCCCACCACTTCCCGCGCCGCAAGAGTGATCCCGCATTCCGTACGAAGCTGCAGATCGGGGCCCTCCTGGCCCGTCAGGCCGCAGAAGCAGGGGTGTCCTTCCGGGCGGTAGCAGCCGACTGTGCCTACGGCGACCACGACAGCTTCCGCCGTGAACTGTCCGACGCCCACTTGCCATTCGTGATGGCCCTCAAACGAGGCCACGGCAGCTGGCAGTACAAAGATGCCTTCCGGCCCGTCGATGCCGCCCGCGAGCTGGCCTGGCGGGGTCCCGAGCAGCCCGGTGACTGGCAGCCGGTCACCCGCGCTTTCCGCGACGGCCGCACCACCACCTGGTGGGCCGCCGACGCCCAGCTGGGCTGGGGGGGCCCAACGGCGCGATCCGGCTGGTCGTGGCCACCACCGACCCGGCCACCCTGCCCGAGAACGCCACCTGGTACTTGGCCACCAACCTGCCCCGCCCCGGCTCACCCCGCGAGCAGCACAGCCGGCACCCGGCCGCTGACCTCACCGAAGTCGTGCGGATCTACGGGCTGCGGCACTGGGTCGAACAGAGCTACAAACAGGTCAAGGACGAACTCGGCTGGGCCGACTTCCAGGTCCGCTCCGACACCGCCATCCGCCGCCACCAGACCCTCGTGA